The genomic stretch gcagtattactttaatgccttgttgcaaacaggatgcatgttttgtaacaTTAGTATTATGTACAGTCTTCCTTTTcactcaattaggttagtattgtggagtaactgcaatgtggttgatccatcctcagttttctcccatcacagccattaaattctaactgttttaaagtgaccattggcctcatggtgaaatccctgagcggtttccttcctctctggcaactgagttaggaaggatgcctgtatctttgtagtgactaggtgcattgatacaccatccaaagtgtaattaataacttccaccatgctcaaagggacatTCTTCTGCCggttaggagcgttgggccagtaaccgaaaggttgttggatcgaatccccgagctgacaaggtaaaaatagGTTGTTCTGCCCCTgaacaaggcagttaacccactgttccccgggtgccgaagacgtggatgtcgattaaggcagccctacgcacctctctgattcagaggggttgggttaaatgcggaagacacatttcagttgaatgcattcagttgtaaattacaactgactaggtatccccctttccccaataggtgcctttctttgcgaggcattggaaaacctccctggtctttgtggttgaatgtgtatgtgtggggtacagagatgagtcataaaaatatatattgttaaATAAATACTTATTGGACACAgtgtgagtccatgcaacctattatgtgacttgttaagaacatttttactcctgaatttaatttggcttgccataacaaagttttattttattttattcttttCCTTCCCCCGGGGGAATgggtcagcttaatattgcagatagattgtatcttctatcaatgtaattgtctgcatcacttcagATCCCCCAtggtttttatattttatatatatatatatatatatattttatatatatatatatacacacactcccctttattacttttcaaccccaccatcctttccctacttggagtaaattagtgaacaacaatgcccaggcctctacttccagtctatacttactatcttcaccttatggacagagttaattttacaataattatatatatatatttttttttttgctcctgaacttcttctactctcaacctctccgatcattttcatggtgtccatccggtttgcttctatatggcatatctttctaactaacaaagggtttgaatacttattgactgaagatatttcagcttttcatttaattaatttgtaacaattttgaaaaacatttctactttgacattatggggtatgacaaagaatctcaatttaatcaattttaagtcaaggggtgtgaatactttctgaaggtccTGTAAATAAAGCGGTTtgcactgtgtgtatgtgtgtgtgtgagagagagagatctgagggGGAAAAGAGCATGGTCCAGCACGTGTGAGCATGTTTATATCCATAAAAGCAATGTTGTAGTGTTACACTCACATGGCTGCAGTTTTGGATTCTGCCTCATGAAGGCAGCAGTAGTCTTGAGCACAAGCACAGATCAGACGCAACGTCCGAACTGCAATAGAACAGCAAACAAAACAAAGGTGACAAGCATCAATAACATTACACAAACAACTCAAGTCACCATCCAGCCTGTCTGAAATGAAGAACATTGTGTACTGGATGTTATTGGAGCAGAAAAACATGGGTTCCCCCCCAATTAAATGCTTCCCCTGTATGAGCAATGTAAAGAACACTTCCCACACTATCATTGTCCAGTGAGGGTCTTGAGGGTCACACCCACCAATGCACTCAAGCTTTCTCTGGGGACAGCAATCTCCGCACAGCAAGCGAAGCTCCTGCACTGCCGATTCATAGGGGTAGGAACCATGCAGCATGACAGGGTCCTGGGGGTACAGTTTCGATGCGACACCAACGTCACCAGGTGAGATGTCCCGATATAGTATCATACTGGACTCAAAGGacagctccctctctctgtggacCTTCCTTCATAGTCCAGGACACAAAGATACAAGGGGTAACCATGACTAATCAACAAGTATTGTGACATGACTGACACCAGCTTTCATACTGAACTACCTTCCTAAATGGACATTAGATTGAATACATAAAGGAATGGTTGAATCACAGGTATGTTAATCATCTCACTGCACTGATAAGCATAATCAACCATGCAGAAGGCTAATAGGAGAAGAGGGAACAGTTTCTACTTGTAGCTTATTGACGCCATCTACTGACCACTGCCTGACATCCAACCCATTTTGCATACAGGAAGCCTTTACCAGGGATGTGCACGGTTATTCGAATATCAAATATCCAAAAGGACGTTAGTATCCGAAAACGTGTTTTATTTTTATAGGCCTATTTTAAACACTGAAAATGCATTTTCTAAATGTAAATAACATATATGTGACATTCTTACATATAGGATATACCATGACATTTTAAATtattaatttaataaaacaaacTTTTCAATGTAGGTTTTATGACATGCACCCCATAAAAAGACCGGTTGCCAACCGGTAACATTCACGTGTGTAGCTTGTCGTTTATGTTGGCCAATTACATTTGGCAAAGAGGCTCAATGTGTAGCAAGTGGAGTGAGTTCACTAATGCAATGTATGATGGAATAAAATCATGTTATTAAAAGTTAGCGAAATGAGAAGGAGTCGGCTACAACGGATCAACCAACAGGTAAACGGTCGTTTATCTGAATGGGGTTGGGGAGAAAGCGGCACgtggcctcaattagcctagctagctatagctggcTAGCTTCTCCAGGCTACTCCAGTCAAGACAGGCATTGTTATATGGGATGATAAATAACATtgtggctgctacaagttagctatTCTTGGCTGTAGCCAAGTTGCCTTGgcgtctctcgctctccctccgtCAGCTCGGAGGAATAGCAGTCCTCAGGTTAAAACcgtaagtaaaaaaataaaatacacatgTACTTCGAATATCTGGATATCCTACAAAAATTAATGATACTATTCGAATAGTGAAATTATTTCAGACCCCCCCCATCCCTAGTTTCTGCCACAAAATATGTGCAAGTGATCATAGCTTCAAACAGACAGTAGAAGATGTTAATCAGCATTACCTGAAGAGAGCCAACAGAGGGCTCCAGAGGGGAGTAAAGAAGGCTTCTTCTATGCTGGCCACACACAGGTCCTTAGAACTGGCTGTGTTCAGACACTCAAAGGAGAGCAGACATAGCGACAAAAGTTGATCTGCAACACAAAGTAATTTTTAAAAATTTCATTCAACAATTAGAGAACACTGCAAAACCTTACATTTCCTGTCAAAGTGAGGTCTACTACATTGTACATTTTTAACACACTCTCATACTAACCAATGGCAATATGGATGTCCTTCACAATAGCCTTGAGGTGTTCTTTGAGATCACGCATCTCCAAGTCTTGAACGAGAGACTCCTCCTGATCCAACAGTGACGGTTCAAAGGTCACGTCAGGGTCCCCATGGGAGGGAGCCCAGTCCAGCTGCGTCAGGAACTGCTCCAGATCCTCAAACGAATTCTCCCTGTCCAGTGTATGGGGCCCATCACTATCCAACTCCTCGTTAGCAATATGGTCATGGGAGAAGGAGATATTGAGAGAGGCATCGGACGACATACTGTGGTCCACTTCAGATTTTGACACGTTCTGATGAGAGTCTGAGATCAACAGGCTCTGAGCGCTGTGGGAGGGTTTCATGGGCAGGGCAGGACTTGCAGGTAGACTCTTACTCACGATTGGGTAGAGCCTGTTGTAAACTCTGTACTGGAGCCTTTTCAGTAGCTTCATCACAGGGTGGTCTGGACAGCTAGGATACACAGAGCACACAATACAAATTACTCCTCTATTCAAATAGAAATTAAGCAACATTATGTTTGGCAAAATATAGGACTAGGACTGCCTTCTGCGGCATCGTGTTTAGTACCTGAGAAGACATGAAACAAGGCCGGACACCAATGTGGCATCACCAGGATTTTTCTTAAGGTTGGCTTTCCAAAGCTTGGGCCAGTCCTATAAGTCAAACATACACATGATGAGGACAACTCGACAGCAAACACTAAAGTTAACTTATCAACACAATGACTTGTCAAGTTGTCACTGAACTGCGAACTCACATGATCTTGTTCATATTCCAAAACATTTGTGTACAGAACACGTTGCTCCTGTTCTTCTGCAGTAATTGTTCCAGATGCGGCAAACCTCCTACATACAGCACAGACATTACTCATCAGATATATGGATTTAACTGGAGCTCAGCTCCAAGCACCATTTAAATTACTTTCATACTACATATCAAAACACTTAAATTAAGGGCGGATTGAGTGGTTAATGAGGGGAGATGGTTCTGAAGTATTCTAAACTTAACTGTCAGGTTTCTGTTCTTGTTCCAATTCCTACAAAGT from Coregonus clupeaformis isolate EN_2021a chromosome 29, ASM2061545v1, whole genome shotgun sequence encodes the following:
- the LOC121576700 gene encoding VPS9 domain-containing protein 1 isoform X2, producing MAAAGADGGMKPLQNAMKIAKVAIQLDAGNRHKEAYCAYLRSINFISHSLLEDAVSRKGEMVAVEVEKMLRLAEQCLERAKSSFIGRRDDPPTPTSYTTPTNSAALSLTTTLAPSVAVSPGKIVSPQPQDLVIDSGPKHNPRPGQRRVLSEGGGEVTPFLPPEVFQRLQTVESQDTRKELTPIEEASRLNQKLKENYEARLARLPPAQARTQKTSLRQMMENLIIAKARQDAVQRKMEERRLRLQEEANRRFAASGTITAEEQEQRVLYTNVLEYEQDHDWPKLWKANLKKNPGDATLVSGLVSCLLSCPDHPVMKLLKRLQYRVYNRLYPIVSKSLPASPALPMKPSHSAQSLLISDSHQNVSKSEVDHSMSSDASLNISFSHDHIANEELDSDGPHTLDRENSFEDLEQFLTQLDWAPSHGDPDVTFEPSLLDQEESLVQDLEMRDLKEHLKAIVKDIHIAIDQLLSLCLLSFECLNTASSKDLCVASIEEAFFTPLWSPLLALFRKVHRERELSFESSMILYRDISPGDVGVASKLYPQDPVMLHGSYPYESAVQELRLLCGDCCPQRKLECIVRTLRLICACAQDYCCLHEAESKTAAIGADDLLPILSYVALHCELPQLVSECAALEEFIHEGYLIGEEGYCLTSMQSALQYVESLHTGGFQLHNTKLT
- the LOC121576700 gene encoding VPS9 domain-containing protein 1 isoform X1 — its product is MAAAGADGGMKPLQNAMKIAKVAIQLDAGNRHKEAYCAYLRSINFISHSLLEDAVSRKGEMVAVEVEKMLRLAEQCLERAKSSFIGRRDDPPTPTSYTTPTNSAALSLTTTLAPSVAVSPGKIVSPQPQDLVIDSGPKHNPRPGQRRVLSEGGGEVTPFLPPEVFQRLQTVESQDTRKELTPIEEASRLNQKLKENYEARLARLPPAQARTQKTSLTLSLQRQMMENLIIAKARQDAVQRKMEERRLRLQEEANRRFAASGTITAEEQEQRVLYTNVLEYEQDHDWPKLWKANLKKNPGDATLVSGLVSCLLSCPDHPVMKLLKRLQYRVYNRLYPIVSKSLPASPALPMKPSHSAQSLLISDSHQNVSKSEVDHSMSSDASLNISFSHDHIANEELDSDGPHTLDRENSFEDLEQFLTQLDWAPSHGDPDVTFEPSLLDQEESLVQDLEMRDLKEHLKAIVKDIHIAIDQLLSLCLLSFECLNTASSKDLCVASIEEAFFTPLWSPLLALFRKVHRERELSFESSMILYRDISPGDVGVASKLYPQDPVMLHGSYPYESAVQELRLLCGDCCPQRKLECIVRTLRLICACAQDYCCLHEAESKTAAIGADDLLPILSYVALHCELPQLVSECAALEEFIHEGYLIGEEGYCLTSMQSALQYVESLHTGGFQLHNTKLT
- the LOC121576700 gene encoding VPS9 domain-containing protein 1 isoform X4; the protein is MVAVEVEKMLRLAEQCLERAKSSFIGRRDDPPTPTSYTTPTNSAALSLTTTLAPSVAVSPGKIVSPQPQDLVIDSGPKHNPRPGQRRVLSEGGGEVTPFLPPEVFQRLQTVESQDTRKELTPIEEASRLNQKLKENYEARLARLPPAQARTQKTSLTLSLQRQMMENLIIAKARQDAVQRKMEERRLRLQEEANRRFAASGTITAEEQEQRVLYTNVLEYEQDHDWPKLWKANLKKNPGDATLVSGLVSCLLSCPDHPVMKLLKRLQYRVYNRLYPIVSKSLPASPALPMKPSHSAQSLLISDSHQNVSKSEVDHSMSSDASLNISFSHDHIANEELDSDGPHTLDRENSFEDLEQFLTQLDWAPSHGDPDVTFEPSLLDQEESLVQDLEMRDLKEHLKAIVKDIHIAIDQLLSLCLLSFECLNTASSKDLCVASIEEAFFTPLWSPLLALFRKVHRERELSFESSMILYRDISPGDVGVASKLYPQDPVMLHGSYPYESAVQELRLLCGDCCPQRKLECIVRTLRLICACAQDYCCLHEAESKTAAIGADDLLPILSYVALHCELPQLVSECAALEEFIHEGYLIGEEGYCLTSMQSALQYVESLHTGGFQLHNTKLT